In uncultured Treponema sp., one genomic interval encodes:
- a CDS encoding substrate-binding domain-containing protein — MALIGGAVFTGCSKAGGDVVMNKDKPLVFFNRQPSDPTTGEIDMATMNWNSKTYYVGFDAAGGGAVQGKLIADYLASADPAVIDRNGDGILGYVLCIGDVGHNDSKARTEGIRKALGTWDGSTDPGKVKEGSISVGGKTLKVVELEGKAMTGTDGSTWNANAATEAMGGWATKFGNQLDMVVSNNDGMAMGCLQASNYPAGVPVFGYDANADAIEAIGAGKLTGTVSQNVDAQATATLQVLRNLLDGLTGEDVYKKGISEPDSYGNKISAPVQYVASTKALLAENSGVNSGNWQQYTAGNRDSGVKKSTAPSKKVLLTIYNSADNFLSSSYLPALQYYAPLLNIDLTVVQGDGQNESSCLDRFTNLNNYDAYAINMVKTNSGRDYTDKLKY; from the coding sequence ATGGCTTTGATTGGCGGCGCGGTTTTTACCGGATGCTCTAAAGCTGGCGGTGATGTTGTAATGAACAAAGACAAGCCGCTTGTTTTCTTTAACAGACAGCCTTCTGATCCTACAACTGGCGAAATTGATATGGCTACAATGAACTGGAACAGCAAGACTTATTATGTCGGCTTTGATGCTGCAGGCGGCGGTGCTGTTCAGGGAAAACTTATTGCTGACTATCTTGCTTCCGCAGATCCTGCCGTTATTGACCGCAACGGAGACGGAATCCTCGGATACGTCCTTTGCATTGGAGACGTCGGACACAATGACTCTAAGGCTCGTACAGAGGGAATCCGCAAGGCTCTCGGAACTTGGGACGGCTCTACAGATCCTGGAAAAGTAAAGGAAGGCTCTATTTCTGTAGGCGGAAAAACACTGAAAGTTGTTGAGCTTGAAGGAAAGGCAATGACTGGAACTGACGGTTCTACTTGGAATGCAAACGCTGCTACAGAGGCAATGGGCGGCTGGGCTACAAAGTTCGGAAATCAGCTTGATATGGTAGTTTCTAACAACGACGGAATGGCAATGGGCTGTCTTCAGGCTTCAAACTATCCGGCTGGAGTTCCAGTATTCGGATATGACGCAAACGCAGACGCTATCGAGGCAATCGGCGCTGGAAAACTCACAGGAACTGTTTCCCAGAACGTTGACGCTCAGGCAACAGCGACTCTTCAGGTTTTGCGCAATCTTCTTGACGGACTTACAGGCGAAGATGTTTACAAGAAAGGAATTTCAGAGCCGGATTCTTACGGAAACAAGATTTCTGCTCCTGTTCAGTATGTTGCTTCAACAAAGGCTTTGCTTGCTGAAAACTCAGGTGTAAACAGCGGAAACTGGCAGCAGTACACAGCAGGAAACCGCGATTCAGGCGTAAAGAAATCAACTGCTCCTTCAAAGAAAGTTTTGCTTACAATTTACAACTCGGCGGACAACTTCCTTTCGTCTTCTTATCTTCCTGCTTTGCAGTACTACGCTCCGCTTTTGAACATTGACCTTACAGTAGTTCAGGGAGACGGACAGAACGAATCCAGCTGTCTTGACAGATTTACAAACCTTAACAACTACGACGCTTATGCAATCAACATGGTTAAGACAAACTCTGGAAGAGACTATACAGACAAGCTCAAGTACTAA
- a CDS encoding LacI family DNA-binding transcriptional regulator has translation MTITEIAKKSGVSIGTVDRVLHNRGKVSEKTKLAVEAVIEKYGYTPNPLARTLKKNKPFVIGVLMPPPGSGSGYWQMIFKGMKEAEAELSAFGIKLEFEYFDRTEYGSMTKASQRLFEKNLQALITVPIVPQEAEEIFSQIKIPYIFVDSPLPRANPTITIAQNPYRGGQCAGHIMKLLKKSGKFSVLRFYKDSYNLLERLRGFTDYFKHDTSCQVIETICPNGSNQGIFNFLDNLFKSEPEINGIFATHTEGFIIGQYLSYTNRKSKVALISYDMQEQNRNGLMTGNIDCVISQRPEYQGYTSVNEIFKSKVLLQEIPQRIFVPIDVIFKENAGEYNPIKS, from the coding sequence ATGACAATAACAGAAATAGCAAAAAAATCAGGCGTTTCAATCGGAACAGTGGACAGAGTTCTGCACAACAGAGGAAAAGTTTCAGAAAAAACAAAGCTCGCGGTAGAAGCCGTAATCGAAAAATACGGATACACGCCGAATCCGCTTGCCCGAACACTAAAAAAGAACAAGCCTTTTGTTATTGGAGTTTTGATGCCTCCGCCCGGCTCTGGAAGCGGCTACTGGCAAATGATTTTCAAAGGAATGAAAGAAGCTGAAGCTGAACTTTCCGCATTCGGAATAAAACTTGAATTTGAATATTTTGACAGAACTGAATACGGCTCAATGACAAAAGCTTCACAAAGGCTTTTTGAAAAGAACCTGCAGGCTTTGATAACAGTTCCAATTGTTCCGCAGGAAGCCGAGGAAATATTCAGCCAGATAAAAATTCCTTACATTTTCGTAGACTCACCGCTGCCAAGAGCAAATCCGACTATTACAATAGCGCAGAATCCGTACAGAGGCGGACAATGCGCAGGACACATAATGAAACTCCTAAAGAAAAGCGGAAAATTTTCTGTGCTGCGGTTTTACAAGGATTCATATAATCTTTTGGAGCGTCTAAGAGGATTCACGGATTATTTCAAGCACGACACAAGCTGCCAAGTCATAGAAACAATCTGTCCAAATGGCTCAAACCAAGGAATTTTCAATTTTCTGGATAATTTGTTCAAATCCGAGCCTGAAATAAACGGAATTTTTGCCACTCACACTGAAGGATTTATAATCGGGCAGTATCTTAGCTACACAAATAGAAAAAGCAAAGTCGCCCTGATAAGCTACGATATGCAGGAGCAGAATAGAAACGGACTTATGACTGGAAACATTGACTGCGTGATTTCCCAGCGTCCTGAATACCAAGGCTACACAAGCGTGAACGAAATTTTCAAGAGCAAAGTTCTTCTTCAGGAAATTCCGCAGAGAATTTTTGTTCCTATCGATGTGATTTTCAAGGAAAACGCAGGCGAATACAACCCCATAAAATCATAA
- a CDS encoding glycosyl transferase → MKFGHYDDVNREYVIETPQTPYPWINYLGNEKFFSLISNTAGGYAFYTDARLRRLTRYRYNDIPLDSNGRYFYIKDGDTVWNPAWQPTQTPLDSYECRHGFGYTKFASKKNDVSAQVLCMVPNGVNCEVEMVTLKNEGKSEKKLSLVSFIEWCLYNASDDCQNFQRNFSTGEVEIEGSVIYHKTEYRERRNHFTFYSVNAPVDGFDTDRETWLGLYNPLSKPKTVMEGKSGNSVADGWSPIASHRLNVELKAGEEKTFVFVLGYVENDQDKKWTTQTKGELLRTNTASGIINKEKAYAIQERFSTKEKVEKEFNVLKEFWNEILSHFTLKTGDEKLDRMALWNQYQCVVTYNFARSASYFESGIGRGMGFRDTSQDMLGAAHQLPNSRIRERLFDVAATQFEDGSAYHQFQPLTKRGNADIGSNFNDDPLWLVLGVGRYICETGDKDFLNEMVPFDNSETNKATMYEHLKRSYRYITTHMGPHGLPLIGRADWNDCLNLNCFSMNPNDSFQTCTNKEGKNAESVMIAEMFVYVTPDYAAMCRLQGDEEEAKFAEEAAKKMEEAICTAGWDGEWYVRAYDDAGNKIGSHECKDGKIFIESQGFGTMAKVGKDKGYPEKSLDSVKKYLDSKYGIVICWPAYQDYHIELGEVSSYPPGYKENGGIFCHNNPWVIIGEVVNGRPQDAFEHYKKIAPAYVEEISDIHRTEPYVYSQMVAGKEARREGEAKNSWLTGTAAWNFVALSQYLCGLRPSYEGLVVEPRLPEHIKTAEMTRKFRGVEYIISVKNNKNDGDVKVEVVSGGKANGTTVVADNGAKQVKVSVTVG, encoded by the coding sequence ATGAAATTTGGACATTATGATGATGTAAACAGGGAATACGTCATTGAAACTCCACAGACACCTTACCCTTGGATTAACTACCTTGGAAACGAGAAGTTTTTCTCTCTTATTTCCAATACAGCAGGTGGTTATGCCTTTTATACAGACGCCCGTTTGCGCCGCTTGACCCGTTACCGCTACAACGACATTCCGCTTGACTCTAACGGACGCTATTTCTATATCAAGGACGGAGATACAGTTTGGAATCCTGCCTGGCAGCCAACTCAGACTCCTCTTGACAGCTACGAGTGCCGCCACGGATTTGGATATACAAAATTCGCTTCTAAGAAAAACGATGTTTCCGCCCAGGTTCTTTGCATGGTTCCTAATGGCGTTAACTGCGAAGTTGAAATGGTTACACTCAAAAATGAAGGAAAGTCTGAAAAAAAACTTTCGCTTGTTTCTTTTATTGAGTGGTGTCTTTACAACGCTTCTGACGACTGCCAGAACTTCCAGAGAAACTTTTCTACCGGCGAAGTTGAAATTGAAGGCAGCGTAATTTATCACAAGACTGAATACCGCGAGCGTCGCAATCACTTTACATTCTATTCTGTAAACGCTCCTGTTGACGGATTCGATACAGACCGCGAGACTTGGCTTGGACTTTACAATCCGCTTTCTAAGCCAAAGACTGTAATGGAAGGAAAAAGCGGAAACTCTGTCGCTGACGGATGGAGCCCGATTGCTTCTCACCGCCTGAATGTTGAACTTAAGGCTGGCGAGGAAAAAACTTTTGTTTTTGTTCTTGGATATGTTGAAAATGATCAGGACAAAAAGTGGACAACACAGACAAAAGGCGAGCTTCTCCGCACAAATACAGCAAGCGGAATCATCAACAAAGAAAAGGCTTATGCAATTCAGGAAAGATTCAGCACAAAAGAAAAAGTAGAAAAGGAATTCAATGTTCTTAAGGAATTCTGGAACGAAATTCTTTCTCACTTTACTCTTAAAACTGGAGACGAAAAACTTGACCGCATGGCTCTGTGGAACCAGTACCAGTGCGTCGTCACATACAACTTTGCGCGCTCAGCTTCTTACTTTGAAAGCGGAATCGGACGCGGAATGGGCTTCCGTGATACTTCTCAGGATATGCTTGGCGCGGCTCATCAGCTTCCTAACTCAAGAATCCGCGAACGTCTTTTTGATGTTGCCGCAACTCAGTTTGAGGACGGTTCAGCTTACCATCAGTTCCAGCCGCTTACAAAACGCGGAAATGCGGACATCGGCTCTAACTTTAATGATGATCCGCTTTGGCTTGTGCTTGGCGTTGGACGCTACATTTGCGAAACTGGCGACAAGGATTTCCTTAATGAAATGGTTCCGTTTGACAACAGCGAGACAAACAAGGCTACAATGTACGAGCATCTTAAACGCTCTTACCGCTACATCACAACTCACATGGGACCGCACGGACTTCCGCTTATCGGACGCGCTGACTGGAACGACTGCTTGAACTTGAACTGCTTCAGCATGAATCCGAACGATTCTTTCCAGACTTGCACAAACAAGGAAGGCAAGAACGCTGAATCCGTAATGATTGCTGAAATGTTTGTGTATGTAACTCCTGACTATGCCGCGATGTGCCGTCTTCAGGGCGATGAAGAAGAAGCTAAATTTGCAGAAGAAGCCGCCAAGAAAATGGAAGAGGCAATCTGCACTGCTGGCTGGGACGGAGAATGGTATGTCCGCGCTTATGACGATGCCGGAAACAAGATTGGTTCGCATGAATGCAAGGACGGAAAAATCTTTATTGAGTCGCAGGGATTCGGAACAATGGCAAAAGTCGGAAAAGACAAAGGCTATCCAGAAAAATCTCTTGACAGCGTAAAGAAATATCTTGATTCAAAGTACGGAATTGTAATCTGCTGGCCTGCATATCAGGATTACCACATTGAGCTTGGCGAGGTTTCTTCTTATCCGCCTGGATACAAAGAGAACGGAGGAATTTTCTGCCATAACAATCCGTGGGTAATTATCGGCGAAGTTGTAAACGGTCGTCCTCAGGATGCGTTTGAGCATTACAAGAAGATTGCTCCGGCTTATGTTGAAGAAATTTCAGACATCCACCGCACAGAGCCTTATGTTTACAGCCAGATGGTCGCAGGAAAAGAAGCACGCCGTGAAGGTGAAGCAAAGAACTCTTGGCTTACAGGAACAGCCGCTTGGAACTTTGTTGCATTGAGCCAGTATCTTTGCGGACTTCGCCCAAGCTATGAAGGACTTGTTGTGGAGCCTCGTCTTCCGGAGCATATCAAGACTGCCGAGATGACACGCAAATTCCGCGGAGTTGAATACATAATCAGTGTAAAGAACAACAAAAACGACGGAGATGTAAAAGTTGAAGTTGTTTCTGGCGGAAAGGCGAACGGAACTACAGTTGTTGCCGACAACGGCGCAAAGCAGGTTAAAGTTTCTGTAACTGTAGGCTGA
- a CDS encoding ankyrin repeat domain-containing protein: MKKKFLFVFLLAALIPAAMYAKDDVDYELLAKQGTEAEIRQAFKENRNLSMQVFGNNRETFLMLALKNNRDIGIINLCLEKESNPNAKSKEGKTPLMYAAQYSSDQNVIDLVSKYGIVLKRSRDARVLQKDKSGMDSFAYARMNPEYSVYQKLTEYTEDPEGLYVPEPPAQETAAETVPEAAQAQEQTASADSNSNEEKASNTENAKQAEIQQYASAFLLDYAENEDKPAEQPPENKTEYIENPNAADKNGVTLLMRAAKAGNDWDVNLLLKNGADVNLRDKDGWTALMYAVRYQNNLNILNMLIENAAYIRVRNKFNATPLLMAADYSQNPEIISVLLKNRSVSEDEVFRAFIFAITGNSSSDHIREAKIKLFLDMGIPLNRLWKGQTPLMYAAQYGKSTLVLKQLIDAGANPAFQDENGNTAFDYAKSNKNLAHDDIYWSLNGAN; encoded by the coding sequence ATGAAGAAGAAGTTTTTATTTGTATTTTTACTGGCCGCACTTATTCCTGCCGCCATGTACGCAAAAGACGATGTTGACTACGAGCTGCTTGCAAAACAGGGAACAGAAGCAGAAATCCGTCAGGCATTTAAAGAAAACCGGAACCTTTCTATGCAGGTATTCGGAAACAACAGAGAGACGTTTCTTATGCTCGCCCTGAAAAACAACAGAGACATCGGCATCATAAACCTTTGCCTCGAAAAAGAATCGAATCCAAACGCAAAGTCAAAAGAAGGAAAAACTCCGCTGATGTACGCGGCTCAGTATTCTTCTGACCAAAATGTAATCGACCTTGTTTCAAAGTACGGAATTGTTTTAAAGCGAAGCCGGGACGCAAGAGTTCTGCAGAAAGACAAAAGCGGAATGGACTCGTTCGCCTACGCAAGAATGAATCCTGAATACAGCGTTTACCAAAAGCTCACGGAATACACAGAAGACCCGGAAGGACTTTATGTTCCAGAGCCGCCCGCACAGGAAACAGCCGCCGAGACAGTTCCAGAAGCCGCGCAAGCTCAAGAACAGACAGCTTCAGCTGATTCAAATTCAAACGAAGAAAAAGCTTCAAATACTGAAAATGCAAAACAGGCTGAAATTCAGCAGTATGCAAGCGCATTTCTTTTGGACTACGCAGAAAACGAAGACAAACCAGCAGAACAACCGCCTGAAAATAAAACCGAATACATAGAAAATCCGAACGCGGCAGACAAAAACGGTGTTACACTTCTTATGAGAGCAGCAAAAGCCGGAAACGACTGGGACGTAAATTTGCTTCTTAAAAACGGAGCAGACGTAAATCTTAGGGACAAAGACGGCTGGACAGCTTTAATGTACGCGGTAAGATACCAAAACAACCTTAACATTCTCAATATGCTTATTGAAAACGCCGCATATATCCGTGTAAGAAACAAATTCAACGCCACTCCGCTTTTAATGGCTGCGGATTATTCACAGAATCCTGAAATAATTTCAGTTCTCCTAAAAAACAGAAGCGTTTCCGAGGATGAAGTTTTCAGGGCGTTTATCTTTGCAATAACAGGAAATTCGTCTTCCGACCACATCCGCGAAGCAAAAATCAAGCTGTTCCTTGACATGGGAATTCCGCTGAACCGCTTGTGGAAAGGACAGACTCCGCTTATGTACGCGGCGCAATACGGAAAATCAACTTTGGTTTTAAAGCAGCTCATAGACGCAGGCGCAAATCCGGCATTTCAGGATGAAAACGGAAACACAGCCTTTGACTACGCAAAATCAAACAAAAACCTTGCCCACGACGACATTTACTGGTCTCTTAACGGAGCAAACTAA
- the rsmD gene encoding 16S rRNA (guanine(966)-N(2))-methyltransferase RsmD, protein MRITGGKLKGRVTETPYGKMAIRPAMDKMRESVFNIIGFSLEGKSFLDLFSGSGTIALEAVSHGASAVTLCEMDKSKAKTILKNVKMAEEVGVRINCRFMAVELFLKRCKEKFDYIFLDPPFPYKFRKELVETAGARELLTKNGQLLIHYPAEDPLPDKIGNLVLSDKRIYGRSIVNFYKNEEDG, encoded by the coding sequence ATGAGAATTACAGGCGGAAAGCTAAAAGGGCGCGTCACAGAAACTCCTTACGGAAAAATGGCGATCCGTCCTGCAATGGACAAAATGAGAGAGTCCGTTTTTAACATAATAGGATTCTCTCTTGAAGGAAAATCTTTTCTTGACTTGTTCAGCGGCTCAGGAACAATTGCGCTTGAAGCAGTTTCGCACGGAGCTTCCGCAGTAACACTTTGCGAAATGGACAAGTCAAAGGCAAAGACAATCCTTAAAAATGTAAAAATGGCTGAAGAAGTCGGAGTTCGCATAAACTGCCGATTTATGGCTGTCGAGCTTTTTTTGAAACGCTGCAAAGAAAAATTCGACTACATATTTTTAGATCCGCCTTTTCCGTATAAATTCAGAAAAGAACTTGTGGAAACTGCCGGAGCAAGAGAACTTCTTACAAAAAACGGACAGCTTTTAATCCACTACCCTGCCGAAGATCCGCTCCCGGACAAAATCGGAAACCTCGTGCTTTCAGACAAAAGAATCTACGGACGCTCAATCGTAAATTTCTATAAAAATGAAGAAGACGGCTAG
- a CDS encoding tetratricopeptide repeat protein, with amino-acid sequence MADELKPEEFSFSQTQEFNKTDGANAAISELSKKGYQYLKDNSTKKAIEAFSQILNIEENNNYALVGLGDSERKQCHFKEAIEYYSKCLSCHPGNNYALFGLADCYKAINQYKKAIEIWEQYLVHDDRNITVLTRVADAYRKIRDFKKSKNLYLKVLDMEENNAYALIGLGHLHYDFKEYKDALFYWTKMLEMNPSHVDIRVLTSIGNCHRKIKTFEKGLPYFEKALELDPNNFYALFGIADCYRGMNQQFRSIGYWNKILEIDPKNKVILTRTGDAYRNTGDYATAAEYYNRAMDIDFDIYAALGLALICKGEGKFEEAADRLTQLVNGDPKNYRLYIDLADCYLKMNNKNEALETLHSFQKLGIKNQAINDFINQIQEN; translated from the coding sequence ATGGCTGATGAATTGAAACCTGAGGAATTCAGTTTTTCACAGACACAGGAATTCAACAAAACAGACGGCGCAAACGCAGCGATAAGCGAACTTTCAAAAAAAGGCTATCAGTATTTAAAAGACAACAGCACAAAAAAAGCAATAGAAGCATTCAGCCAGATTCTTAATATAGAAGAAAACAACAACTACGCGCTTGTGGGGCTTGGCGACAGCGAGCGGAAGCAATGCCATTTTAAGGAAGCAATTGAATATTACTCAAAATGCCTTTCCTGCCATCCAGGAAACAATTACGCTCTTTTTGGACTTGCGGATTGCTACAAGGCAATAAATCAGTACAAAAAAGCAATAGAAATCTGGGAGCAATATCTTGTCCATGACGACAGAAATATAACAGTTTTAACCAGAGTCGCCGATGCCTACAGAAAAATCAGAGACTTCAAAAAATCAAAGAATCTTTATTTAAAAGTCCTCGACATGGAAGAAAACAATGCCTATGCGCTGATTGGTCTGGGGCATCTTCACTACGATTTTAAGGAATACAAGGACGCGCTTTTTTACTGGACAAAGATGCTTGAAATGAATCCTTCGCACGTAGACATAAGAGTTCTAACTTCAATAGGAAACTGCCACAGAAAAATCAAGACATTCGAAAAAGGACTTCCCTACTTTGAAAAAGCTCTTGAACTTGACCCGAACAATTTCTATGCGCTGTTCGGAATCGCAGACTGCTACCGGGGAATGAACCAGCAGTTCCGCTCGATTGGCTACTGGAACAAAATCCTTGAAATTGATCCAAAAAATAAAGTCATTTTAACGCGCACCGGGGACGCATACAGAAACACAGGCGACTATGCCACAGCCGCAGAATATTACAACCGCGCAATGGACATAGATTTTGACATTTATGCTGCCTTGGGACTTGCGCTTATTTGCAAGGGAGAAGGAAAATTTGAAGAAGCGGCAGATCGGCTCACTCAGCTTGTAAACGGAGATCCCAAAAACTACCGTCTTTACATAGATCTTGCGGATTGCTACCTAAAAATGAACAATAAAAATGAAGCCTTGGAAACTCTTCATTCTTTCCAAAAGCTTGGAATAAAAAATCAGGCAATAAACGACTTCATAAACCAAATTCAAGAAAACTGA
- the rlmN gene encoding 23S rRNA (adenine(2503)-C(2))-methyltransferase RlmN — translation MEKKVSISGLFPEEIANAIQLSPSFRAKQIYEWISKGAESFEQMTNIDKATRKFLEENTLLRSSKVTEVLKDPDGTIKLQITLSDGLAIETVLLTDKEGRKTACVSCQAGCAMRCAFCQTGRLGLGRNLTAGEIIEEFLFMEKEAGTLDNIVFMGMGEPLQNLNAIRKAVAILTDKKGRGLSPRRITLSTCGLISGIYELAENGPFVRLAVSLTTADPLLREQLMPVSKGNPLPELKKAIKFYSEKTGKRITLEAALLSGQNTGIESAKRMIEFAAGLDAYINLIPWNPVEGLQFKTPSRKECEEFVKILEKANLKVNLRTRRGAKIGGACGQLGRSVASGI, via the coding sequence ATGGAAAAAAAAGTTTCAATTTCGGGGCTTTTCCCTGAAGAAATAGCAAATGCAATACAATTGTCGCCGTCGTTCCGCGCAAAACAGATTTACGAATGGATTTCAAAAGGCGCGGAATCTTTTGAGCAGATGACAAACATCGACAAAGCCACAAGAAAATTCCTGGAAGAAAACACACTTCTCCGCTCGTCAAAAGTAACAGAAGTTTTAAAAGATCCTGACGGAACTATAAAGCTTCAAATTACACTTTCAGACGGACTTGCAATAGAAACAGTTCTTCTAACAGATAAAGAAGGAAGAAAAACTGCCTGTGTAAGCTGCCAGGCTGGTTGCGCAATGAGGTGCGCTTTTTGCCAGACAGGACGTCTTGGACTTGGAAGAAATCTTACCGCCGGAGAAATTATCGAAGAATTCCTCTTTATGGAAAAAGAAGCCGGAACACTAGACAACATTGTTTTTATGGGAATGGGCGAACCGCTTCAAAACCTAAATGCAATAAGAAAAGCCGTGGCGATTTTGACAGATAAAAAAGGAAGAGGCTTAAGCCCCAGAAGAATCACGTTAAGCACTTGCGGACTTATAAGCGGAATCTACGAGCTTGCGGAAAACGGACCTTTTGTGCGCCTTGCAGTTTCCCTAACAACAGCCGACCCTTTGCTTAGGGAACAGCTTATGCCGGTTTCAAAAGGAAATCCATTGCCTGAACTAAAAAAGGCGATAAAATTTTATTCAGAAAAAACTGGAAAAAGAATAACATTGGAAGCCGCCCTTCTTTCAGGACAAAACACAGGAATAGAAAGCGCAAAACGGATGATTGAATTTGCTGCCGGACTTGACGCATACATAAACCTCATTCCATGGAATCCAGTTGAAGGTTTACAATTTAAGACTCCTTCAAGGAAAGAATGTGAGGAATTTGTTAAGATTCTTGAAAAAGCAAACCTTAAAGTAAACTTAAGAACTCGCAGAGGTGCAAAAATTGGCGGCGCTTGCGGTCAATTAGGCCGTTCTGTGGCTTCAGGCATTTAA
- a CDS encoding heavy metal transporter, with protein sequence MQKKIYVTGMDDDAAAAKVDAAVKAVAGVTNVVSSAAKCQVCVDFDEGTAGIEDAINAAINSTGVIALG encoded by the coding sequence ATGCAGAAAAAGATTTATGTTACAGGAATGGATGATGATGCGGCGGCAGCAAAAGTTGATGCAGCAGTAAAAGCAGTCGCAGGTGTTACAAATGTAGTCTCTTCAGCAGCAAAATGCCAAGTTTGCGTTGACTTTGACGAAGGAACAGCTGGAATCGAGGATGCGATAAATGCAGCAATCAATTCTACTGGCGTTATAGCGCTCGGCTAA
- a CDS encoding D-2-hydroxyacid dehydrogenase, with translation MKITVLDGNALNPGDLSWSPLEKFGQVAVFPRTEASLVAERIGDSDAILLNKINITEEILNKCPNLKYIGVQATGYNVIDLEACKKHNITVTNVPSYSTAGVAQLVFAFISEFACHTQLHSDSVMSGEWTKCPDFCYWKVPLIELEGKTLGIFGYGSIGSRVARIAEAYGMKVIVCTRTPKPEIKNPVDISTLFNESDFISLHAPLTEKTKNVVNKTTLSLMKKTAFLINTARGPLVNEKDVREFLDSGKIAGYAADVVSEEPMKEDNPLLGAKNCIITPHIAWAATETRQRLLNIVIENLKCFIMGKPQNVVS, from the coding sequence ATGAAAATCACAGTTCTTGACGGCAATGCCTTGAATCCAGGCGATCTTTCCTGGTCGCCACTAGAAAAGTTCGGGCAAGTCGCAGTTTTTCCAAGGACAGAGGCTTCTCTAGTTGCAGAAAGAATTGGCGACAGCGATGCGATTCTTTTAAATAAAATAAACATAACAGAAGAAATCCTCAATAAATGCCCGAATCTAAAATACATTGGAGTTCAGGCAACAGGCTATAATGTAATCGACTTGGAAGCCTGCAAAAAGCACAATATCACCGTAACAAATGTGCCGTCTTACAGCACAGCAGGAGTTGCGCAGCTTGTTTTCGCTTTTATAAGTGAATTTGCCTGCCACACGCAGCTTCATTCAGACAGCGTAATGTCCGGCGAATGGACAAAATGCCCGGATTTCTGCTACTGGAAAGTTCCGCTGATTGAACTTGAAGGAAAAACTCTCGGAATTTTCGGCTACGGAAGCATAGGCTCAAGAGTTGCAAGAATCGCGGAAGCCTACGGAATGAAAGTCATTGTCTGCACCAGAACTCCAAAGCCTGAAATAAAAAATCCAGTTGACATTTCAACTTTGTTCAATGAATCTGATTTTATTTCCCTTCATGCGCCTTTAACTGAAAAAACTAAAAATGTCGTAAACAAAACAACACTTTCCTTAATGAAGAAAACCGCATTTTTAATAAACACAGCCAGAGGTCCGCTTGTAAATGAAAAAGATGTAAGGGAATTTCTTGACAGCGGAAAAATTGCAGGCTACGCGGCGGATGTTGTAAGCGAAGAGCCTATGAAAGAAGACAATCCTTTGCTCGGCGCAAAAAACTGCATTATAACTCCGCACATCGCCTGGGCTGCCACAGAAACAAGGCAAAGGCTTTTGAATATCGTAATAGAAAACCTAAAATGTTTTATCATGGGAAAGCCGCAGAATGTTGTTTCATAA